One segment of Syngnathus typhle isolate RoL2023-S1 ecotype Sweden linkage group LG9, RoL_Styp_1.0, whole genome shotgun sequence DNA contains the following:
- the mao gene encoding amine oxidase [flavin-containing], with translation MRPCHQRGSRRQDDASSRMTAPGNTYDVVVIGGGISGLSAAKLLLESGLSPVVLEARDRVGGRTFTARNKETKWVDLGGAYIGPTQNRILRLAKQYGVKTYKVNEQEKLAHYVEGKTYTYKGFFPPTWNPLIHLDFNNLFRTFDAMGKEIPREAPWKAPHAEEWDHMSMQQLIEKICWTSATRRFATLFVNVNVTSEPHEVSALWFLWYIKQAGGTMRIFSTTNGGQERKFLGGSGQISECMARELGDRVKLQSPVYRIDQSGDMVLVETTDKQTYMAKYVIVATPPVLNLKMHFNPELPPLRNQLISRVPMGSVIKCMVYYKENFWRKKGFCGSMVIEEEGAPIGLTLDDTKPDGSVPAIMGFILARKCRRFCGLTKEERFKMICESFSKVLGTEEALHAIHYEEKNWCEEEYSGGCYTAYFPPGILTQFGRVLREPVGRLYFAGTETATEWSGYMEGAVQAGERAAREILCTMGKIHRSQIWQTEPESEDVPSLPFVTTFWERNLPSVDGLVKFMGLSAFFSVATVAGVVAYKKGLIPRC, from the exons ATGCGCCCCTGCCATCAGCGAGGTAGCAGAAGGCAGGACGACGCATCGAGCAGAATGACGGCTCCCGGCAACACCTACGACGTGGTCGTGATCGGCGGAGGAATATCTG GGTTGAGTGCAGCCAAGCTGTTGCTGGAGAGCGGACTGAGCCCCGTGGTCCTGGAGGCCCGTGACAGAGTTGGTGGTCGAACGTTCACTGCACGG aacAAGGAGACCAAATGGGTGGACCTGGGCGGGGCTTATATCGGTCCGACGCAGAATCGTATCCTCCGATTGGCTAAGCAGTACggtgtcaagacatacaaagtcAACGAGCAGGAGAAGCTGGCGCATTATGTTGAA GGAAAGACTTACACCTACAAAGGCTTCTTCCCACCCACATGGAACCCTCTCATCCACTTGGACTTCAACAATCTGTTCCGGACTTTTGACGCAATGGGCAAGGAG ATTCCTCGAGAAGCCCCTTGGAAAGCCCCCCATGCTGAGGAGTGGGATCACATGAGCATGCAGCAGCTCATAGAGAAAATCTGTTGGACCAG TGCCACCCGTCGCTTCGCCACGCTGTTTGTTAACGTGAACGTCACCTCCGAACCCCACGAGGTGTCGGCGCTCTGGTTCCTGTGGTACATCAAGCAGGCGGGCGGAACCATGAGGATCTTCTCCACTACCAACGGAGGACAG GAGAGAAAGTTTTTGGGCGGGTCAGGTCAGATCAGCGAGTGCATGGCCAGAGAACTGGGGGATCGGGTCAAGCTGCAATCTCCGGTCTACAGGATTGACCAGAGTGGCGACATGGTGCTAGTGGAGACGACAGACAAACAGACTTACATG GCCAAGTATGTGATTGTGGCCACCCCTCCTGTCCTCAACCTGAAGATGCACTTCAACCCCGAGCTACCCCCACTGAGGAATCAACTCATCAGTCGTGTCCCCATGGGCTCGGTCATCAAGTGCATGGTGTACTACAAAGAGAACTTCTGGAGAAAAAAGG GTTTTTGTGGCAGCATGGTGATCGAGGAGGAGGGAGCGCCCATCGGACTGACGTTGGATGACACGAAACCTGATGGCAGCGTGCCGGCCATTATGGG ATTCATCTTGGCCCGCAAATGCAGAAGATTCTGTGGGCTCACCAAAGAAGAGAG GTTCAAAATGATCTGTGAGAGCTTCTCCAAAGTTCTGGGCACTGAGGAAGCTTTGCAT GCGATCCACTACGAGGAGAAGAACTGGTGTGAAGAGGAGTATTCGGGAGGGTGCTACACAGCCTATTTCCCTCCAGGCATCCTCACCCAGTTTGGAAG GGTGCTTAGAGAGCCGGTGGGCAGGTTGTACTTTGCAGGCACTGAGACTGCCACTGAGTGGAGTGGCTACATGGAGGGTGCTGTCCAGGCTGGAGAGAGAGCAGCCAGGGAG ATTTTGTGCACAATGGGAAAAATCCATCGCAGTCAGATCTGGCAGACAGAGCCTGAGTCAGAG GATGTGCCATCACTCCCATTCGTCACCACCTTCTGGGAAAGGAATTTGCCTTCTGTCGACGGCCTGGTCAAGTTCATGGGCCTCTCGGCCTTTTTTTCTGTGGCCACGGTGGCTGGCGTGGTTGCCTACAAGAAGGGCCTCATCCCTCGGTGTTAA